From Pseudomonas sp. LS1212, the proteins below share one genomic window:
- a CDS encoding phage tail assembly protein — translation MSKATPKIPAWMDLRDDAVTVTLTKPIEANGVQVDKLTLRAPTVRDIRAATQVSSGDDEQRELSLFASLAEVNPKELEVLALKDYTRLQAGYFRLVQDDEL, via the coding sequence ATGAGTAAAGCAACCCCAAAAATCCCGGCCTGGATGGACCTGCGCGACGATGCCGTTACCGTAACGCTGACCAAGCCAATCGAGGCCAATGGCGTGCAGGTCGACAAGCTGACCCTGCGTGCGCCGACCGTGCGCGATATCCGCGCCGCCACCCAGGTCAGCAGCGGCGATGACGAACAGCGCGAGCTGAGCCTGTTCGCCTCGCTGGCCGAGGTCAACCCCAAGGAGCTGGAGGTCCTGGCGCTCAAGGATTACACCCGCCTGCAGGCCGGCTATTTTCGCCTGGTGCAGGATGACGAGCTTTGA
- a CDS encoding phage tail tape measure protein: MASKLALALVIGGAVSSSVGAAFSTVEGRIKKLEDKGNKAKVLKSTIGETMRLRDEWKKAHDSGAASAAGLLRKLESNLDSLRKQGVQVGNLRKEYQQLQRVAKGTDLQVKGHQQVEQGKTGLKSSMGQAVVGVGALGVAGKISADYQAIIRDIAIKSNVANQPQEAEMSRTVIQTSQDTGMARNDVADLVNQLVGAGMELDKALAYAPVAAKFAIGQGASGVDTASMIQALQQNAKITDPKDMEKALEAIALQGQAGSFEAADMAKWFPQLLAGMEKNGSTGLDAVSSLGAMLQVQMKTAGGSDEAANNLKNWMEKIGSGEVVDAYKKAGIDYQASLNTGIQSGMSTLESSFALAMKYVQATDPAKAAKMAEAQANISKETDPEKAKAMLNALEASLRTGDLFADMQVKAALTAYGQNRGLYEQLKNDSKDAAGILDKNLAERRDTSAQAWAETGQAVDDAMRSIGDAIRPATDLVAKGIKAVAHGLTKLSDGSQSVVLGVTAAGAAFMALKTLLNGFKVARGLANIGRGALLGRGGSSALGGITDAVAGKGRTGIKPVDAGLKALGGLMGASNDANGGSSKDPQRVFVVNADAMGGPGAGSAGARRSRRRRGNPAAAAGAGVGAAAAAPGRFAGLLGAAGKLSKAGRVMPGGALLDAGIGALTTAQSATTQEEKAEGYGGAAGNLGGTMAGMAAGAAIGSVVPVIGTAIGGAVGAFLGGMGGEALGGMLGKSWFGGEDKAAAVAKADNAGAPGAVVRSLAETSPAPAAAPALAKAVEAAKPVPPPVDQQFTFSPSVAITVQGDVKDPAQLANELAPHLRQQFEEFARQASARQMTDAPHV, from the coding sequence ATGGCAAGTAAATTGGCGCTCGCGCTGGTCATTGGCGGCGCCGTCAGTTCGTCGGTGGGCGCCGCCTTCAGCACGGTCGAGGGTCGGATCAAGAAGCTGGAGGACAAGGGCAACAAGGCCAAGGTGCTGAAAAGCACCATTGGCGAAACCATGCGCCTGCGCGATGAGTGGAAGAAGGCCCACGACAGCGGGGCGGCCTCGGCGGCCGGGTTGTTGCGCAAGCTGGAAAGCAACCTCGACAGTTTGCGCAAACAGGGCGTGCAGGTCGGCAACCTGCGCAAGGAGTACCAGCAGCTGCAGCGGGTGGCCAAGGGCACGGACCTGCAGGTCAAGGGACACCAGCAGGTCGAGCAGGGCAAGACCGGGCTCAAGTCGAGCATGGGCCAGGCCGTGGTTGGCGTCGGCGCCCTGGGCGTAGCCGGCAAGATCAGCGCGGATTATCAGGCCATCATCCGTGACATTGCGATCAAGTCGAACGTGGCCAATCAGCCGCAAGAGGCCGAGATGTCGCGCACGGTGATTCAGACCTCGCAGGACACCGGCATGGCCCGCAACGACGTTGCCGATCTGGTCAATCAGTTGGTCGGCGCCGGCATGGAGTTGGACAAGGCGCTGGCCTATGCGCCGGTGGCGGCCAAGTTCGCCATTGGCCAGGGTGCCAGTGGCGTCGACACGGCGAGCATGATCCAGGCGTTGCAGCAAAACGCCAAGATCACCGACCCCAAGGACATGGAGAAGGCGCTGGAGGCCATCGCCCTGCAGGGCCAGGCCGGCAGCTTTGAAGCCGCCGACATGGCCAAGTGGTTTCCGCAGCTGTTGGCGGGGATGGAGAAGAACGGCAGCACCGGTTTGGACGCGGTCAGTTCGCTGGGTGCGATGCTGCAGGTGCAGATGAAGACTGCCGGCGGCTCGGATGAAGCGGCCAACAACCTCAAGAACTGGATGGAGAAAATCGGTTCAGGCGAGGTGGTGGACGCCTACAAGAAAGCGGGCATCGACTATCAGGCCTCGCTCAACACTGGCATTCAAAGCGGGATGTCCACCCTTGAGTCCAGCTTTGCCCTGGCCATGAAATACGTCCAGGCCACCGACCCGGCCAAGGCCGCGAAGATGGCCGAGGCCCAAGCCAACATCAGCAAGGAAACCGATCCCGAGAAAGCCAAGGCGATGCTCAACGCCCTGGAGGCGTCCCTGCGCACCGGCGATCTGTTCGCCGACATGCAGGTCAAGGCGGCGCTGACCGCCTACGGGCAAAACCGGGGGCTGTATGAGCAGCTGAAAAATGACTCGAAAGACGCGGCGGGCATTCTCGACAAGAACCTTGCCGAGCGCCGCGACACCTCGGCGCAGGCCTGGGCCGAGACGGGGCAAGCGGTTGACGACGCCATGCGCAGCATCGGTGACGCCATTCGCCCGGCCACCGATCTGGTGGCCAAGGGCATTAAGGCAGTTGCCCATGGGCTGACCAAGTTGTCGGATGGCTCGCAATCGGTCGTGCTGGGCGTCACCGCCGCCGGCGCAGCGTTCATGGCCCTGAAAACGTTACTGAACGGCTTCAAGGTTGCCCGAGGTTTGGCCAACATCGGGCGTGGTGCTTTGCTCGGCCGTGGCGGTTCCAGCGCGCTGGGGGGCATTACCGATGCTGTAGCGGGCAAAGGCCGGACCGGCATCAAGCCTGTGGACGCTGGCCTAAAGGCCCTGGGCGGCCTTATGGGGGCCAGTAACGACGCCAACGGTGGCAGCAGCAAGGATCCGCAGCGGGTGTTTGTGGTCAATGCCGACGCCATGGGCGGCCCTGGGGCGGGCTCTGCCGGGGCGCGGCGTTCGCGTCGTCGCCGGGGTAACCCGGCGGCTGCAGCTGGCGCTGGCGTGGGTGCGGCAGCCGCTGCCCCTGGGCGCTTTGCTGGGCTGCTGGGCGCCGCTGGCAAGCTGAGCAAAGCCGGGCGGGTGATGCCGGGCGGTGCGCTGCTCGATGCCGGTATCGGCGCCCTGACTACGGCGCAGAGCGCCACGACCCAGGAGGAAAAGGCCGAGGGCTACGGCGGTGCGGCGGGGAATCTGGGCGGGACCATGGCCGGTATGGCCGCTGGTGCGGCGATTGGCTCGGTGGTACCGGTGATTGGTACCGCTATCGGTGGCGCGGTGGGGGCTTTTCTCGGCGGTATGGGCGGGGAAGCCCTGGGCGGCATGCTGGGTAAATCGTGGTTTGGTGGCGAGGACAAGGCGGCCGCTGTGGCCAAGGCCGACAATGCTGGCGCACCCGGTGCCGTGGTGCGCTCGCTGGCCGAAACGTCACCCGCTCCAGCGGCCGCCCCGGCGCTCGCCAAGGCGGTCGAGGCGGCCAAGCCGGTACCGCCGCCGGTCGATCAGCAGTTCACCTTCTCGCCGAGCGTGGCAATAACGGTGCAAGGCGACGTGAAAGACCCGGCGCAATTGGCCAATGAGCTGGCCCCGCACTTGCGACAACAATTCGAAGAGTTCGCACGTCAGGCTTCTGCCCGGCAAATGACCGACGCACCACACGTTTAA
- a CDS encoding phage tail protein — protein MPYMEQLQSGLKSVVAAGEAGRTSLDGMLGPLNGAIGDMTGAAAELEGLPFIGPAIGAKLQRTMRAVNAAQSMVGEVAARYNQAVTAAAQVQERLGTLKEQAAKAGAAINRIAGKISPSLSNILPTGALAPATTPAAEAVKPFPHLLIVQPLHPNAQPYYFNLDTAAFDELRRQTAFRWAGQERLTRSIAQQAVGQGEDKLSLKGAIFPGHKGGLKQLDTLRSIGRALQPLSLTTGYGEVLGTWCLLSLDEEQSSLLAGGIPRKQTFSLEFVSYGDDLQNV, from the coding sequence ATGCCTTACATGGAGCAATTGCAATCAGGGCTCAAGTCCGTGGTGGCAGCGGGCGAGGCAGGGCGTACCAGCCTTGACGGCATGCTGGGCCCGCTCAATGGCGCTATCGGCGACATGACCGGTGCGGCGGCCGAGCTGGAGGGGTTGCCTTTCATCGGGCCGGCCATCGGCGCCAAGCTGCAGCGGACCATGCGTGCGGTCAACGCGGCACAGTCCATGGTCGGAGAGGTTGCGGCCAGGTACAACCAGGCCGTGACCGCCGCTGCGCAGGTACAGGAACGCCTGGGCACGCTCAAGGAACAGGCGGCCAAGGCCGGTGCTGCCATCAATCGCATTGCCGGAAAGATCAGCCCTTCGCTGAGCAACATTCTGCCCACCGGCGCACTGGCCCCAGCGACCACGCCGGCGGCTGAGGCGGTGAAGCCGTTCCCGCACCTGCTGATCGTGCAGCCGCTGCACCCGAACGCCCAGCCGTACTACTTCAACCTCGACACCGCGGCGTTCGATGAGCTGCGCCGGCAGACCGCTTTCCGCTGGGCGGGCCAGGAACGCCTGACCCGTAGCATCGCCCAGCAGGCCGTCGGCCAGGGCGAAGACAAGCTGAGTCTCAAGGGCGCGATTTTTCCCGGGCACAAGGGTGGCCTCAAGCAGCTGGACACCCTGCGCAGCATCGGCCGCGCCTTGCAGCCGCTGAGTCTCACCACGGGCTACGGCGAGGTGCTGGGCACCTGGTGCCTGCTCAGTCTGGACGAAGAACAGAGCAGTCTGCTGGCCGGCGGCATCCCGCGTAAACAGACCTTTAGCCTGGAGTTTGTGAGCTATGGCGACGACCTGCAGAACGTCTGA
- a CDS encoding tail protein X, protein MATTCRTSDGDVLDVICQHFYGHLNGAVEAVLNANQGLADEPQPYRAGVLIVLPDLPVPTEALVMLWD, encoded by the coding sequence ATGGCGACGACCTGCAGAACGTCTGACGGGGATGTGCTCGATGTGATCTGTCAGCACTTCTATGGCCACCTCAATGGCGCTGTCGAAGCGGTGCTGAATGCCAACCAAGGCCTGGCCGATGAACCGCAGCCGTACCGGGCTGGGGTGCTGATCGTGCTGCCGGATCTGCCGGTACCGACCGAGGCGCTGGTAATGCTGTGGGATTGA
- a CDS encoding phage late control D family protein → MQPAFRLVADGKDITALINDRLLMLRTSDKPGMESDEFELRIDDRDQAVALPSRGAHIEVFLGQKGHALARLGRYTVDEVELSGPPDTLVIRGKASDMRGSGKTTRSGSWEGVPLQEIVSNLAARNGWQPVCPVTTKVPRVDQLNESDFNFITRLAKQYDCTAKVADGKLLVMPRQGGQSASGKALGTVTITRQDVSRYQFRLGDKTTHKAVQAKHQDKKTGALKVVELGNDESPDGLPPVHTDRHIYPNKSAAEQAAKARLAAFNRSTAGVRLEMPGRTDLFAERMINAQGFKGGLDGEYLVDSVEQVFTQSGWTTTVECNGGKKGKAKAKGKKKKATKPLQVVQLSPTA, encoded by the coding sequence ATGCAACCCGCTTTCCGCCTTGTCGCTGACGGCAAGGACATTACTGCACTGATAAACGACCGCCTGCTGATGCTGCGCACCTCGGACAAGCCCGGCATGGAGTCGGACGAATTCGAACTGCGCATTGATGACCGCGATCAGGCAGTGGCGCTGCCTTCGCGGGGCGCTCATATCGAAGTCTTCCTGGGCCAGAAGGGTCACGCCCTGGCGCGCTTGGGGCGCTACACGGTCGACGAGGTCGAGCTATCGGGACCGCCTGACACGCTGGTGATACGCGGCAAGGCCAGCGACATGCGTGGCAGCGGCAAGACCACCCGCAGCGGCAGCTGGGAGGGCGTGCCCCTGCAGGAGATCGTCAGCAACCTTGCCGCCCGTAATGGCTGGCAGCCGGTGTGCCCGGTGACCACCAAAGTCCCCCGCGTCGACCAGCTCAACGAGTCGGACTTCAACTTCATCACCCGCCTGGCCAAGCAGTACGACTGCACCGCCAAGGTGGCTGACGGCAAGCTACTGGTAATGCCGCGTCAAGGTGGGCAGAGCGCGAGCGGCAAGGCCCTGGGCACGGTCACCATTACCCGCCAGGACGTGAGCCGCTATCAGTTCCGCCTGGGCGACAAGACCACCCACAAGGCCGTGCAAGCCAAGCATCAGGACAAGAAAACCGGTGCGCTCAAGGTGGTCGAGCTGGGCAACGATGAATCCCCGGATGGCCTGCCGCCGGTCCACACCGACCGGCATATCTACCCGAACAAATCCGCCGCCGAACAAGCCGCTAAGGCACGCTTGGCCGCGTTCAACCGCAGCACCGCCGGCGTGCGCCTGGAAATGCCTGGCCGCACCGACCTGTTTGCCGAACGCATGATTAACGCCCAAGGCTTCAAAGGCGGTCTCGACGGTGAGTACCTGGTGGACTCGGTGGAGCAGGTTTTCACCCAGTCCGGCTGGACCACCACGGTCGAGTGCAACGGCGGCAAGAAGGGCAAGGCCAAGGCCAAAGGCAAGAAAAAGAAAGCAACCAAGCCACTGCAAGTGGTGCAACTGTCACCGACGGCCTGA
- a CDS encoding glycoside hydrolase family 19 protein, whose protein sequence is MSITAQQLLQILPHAGRNAGVFVPGLNAAMGKYAIITRLRMAAFIAQIGHESGQFLYVRELGGSAYLAKYDTGRLAQRLGNTPEADGDGQKYRGRGLIQVTGRANYQACSEALFSDSRLLNTPELLEQPVYASMSAGWYWQSKGLNTLADKGDFREITRRINGGFNGMTDRQALYDRALEVLQ, encoded by the coding sequence ATGTCTATCACCGCGCAGCAGCTGCTGCAGATTCTTCCCCACGCCGGCCGCAACGCCGGCGTTTTTGTTCCTGGCCTGAATGCCGCCATGGGCAAGTACGCCATCATTACCCGTTTGCGCATGGCGGCCTTCATCGCCCAGATCGGCCATGAATCGGGCCAGTTCCTCTACGTCCGCGAACTGGGCGGCAGTGCCTACCTGGCCAAGTACGACACCGGCAGGCTTGCCCAGCGCTTGGGCAACACGCCCGAGGCAGACGGTGACGGCCAGAAGTATCGCGGTCGTGGCCTGATTCAGGTGACCGGGCGGGCCAACTACCAGGCCTGCAGCGAAGCCCTGTTCAGTGACAGCCGGTTGCTCAACACCCCCGAGTTGCTCGAACAGCCGGTGTACGCCTCGATGTCGGCAGGCTGGTACTGGCAGAGCAAGGGGCTCAACACCTTGGCTGATAAGGGGGACTTCCGGGAGATCACCAGGCGCATCAACGGTGGGTTCAACGGCATGACTGATCGGCAGGCGCTGTATGACCGAGCGCTGGAGGTGCTGCAGTGA
- a CDS encoding lysis protein, with product MKALDWRLAVVALLLGLALGGRGAWLWQANSYGKTLAEQAGAYTAEREAAATAVIDWQVAEQVRRRALEDRLQVNDQTHYKELLDAQQTHARLRDRLATADLRLSVLLDSTAQDSGCGVPAATGSGGVVHGAIRAELDPAHARRIISITNHGDQGLIALKTCQAYVRAIAQ from the coding sequence GTGAAAGCCCTGGATTGGCGCCTGGCAGTCGTAGCGTTGTTGCTGGGACTCGCCCTGGGCGGCCGGGGTGCCTGGCTGTGGCAGGCGAACAGCTACGGCAAGACGCTGGCCGAGCAGGCCGGGGCCTACACGGCTGAGCGCGAAGCCGCCGCCACGGCGGTGATCGATTGGCAGGTGGCAGAGCAGGTCCGGCGCCGGGCGCTGGAAGATCGCCTGCAGGTGAATGATCAAACCCACTACAAGGAATTACTTGATGCCCAACAGACTCACGCCCGCTTGCGTGACCGCCTTGCTACTGCTGATCTGCGGCTGTCAGTCCTACTCGACAGCACCGCCCAGGATAGTGGCTGTGGGGTGCCAGCCGCCACCGGCAGCGGCGGCGTGGTTCATGGAGCCATACGAGCCGAACTTGACCCAGCGCATGCTCGACGAATTATCAGCATCACCAATCACGGCGACCAAGGATTGATTGCCCTGAAGACCTGTCAGGCCTACGTGCGAGCAATCGCACAATGA
- a CDS encoding DNA adenine methylase, with amino-acid sequence MTTPIIPWMGGKRRLADRLIPLFPPHECYVEVFAGGAALFFMRPQPAPVEVLNDLNGDLVTLYRVVQNHLEEFVRQFKWALSSRQIFEWQKMTRPETLTDIQRAARFFYLQQHAFGGKVTGQTFGTATTGPAINLLRIEENLSAAWQRLAGTYVENLSWLECAERYDRAHTFHYMDPPYWQTAGYGVGFPFENYERMAEFMRRCKGKVMVSINDHPDIRRAFEGFHFECLDIRYSNTNQRQGKADVTGELVIMNWVPADLGGLF; translated from the coding sequence ATGACGACTCCAATCATTCCCTGGATGGGTGGCAAACGCCGTCTAGCCGACCGCTTGATCCCTCTCTTTCCCCCTCATGAATGTTACGTCGAGGTCTTCGCCGGTGGTGCTGCGCTGTTCTTCATGCGTCCACAGCCTGCGCCGGTTGAAGTGCTCAACGATCTCAACGGCGACCTGGTGACGCTCTATCGGGTGGTGCAGAACCACCTGGAGGAATTCGTCCGCCAGTTCAAATGGGCGCTTAGCTCGCGTCAGATCTTCGAATGGCAAAAAATGACCCGGCCTGAAACCCTCACCGACATCCAGCGCGCCGCCCGGTTCTTTTACCTGCAGCAGCATGCGTTTGGTGGCAAGGTGACCGGGCAGACTTTCGGTACCGCGACAACCGGTCCGGCCATCAACCTGCTGCGGATTGAGGAAAACCTCTCAGCTGCCTGGCAGCGACTCGCGGGGACCTACGTCGAAAACCTTTCCTGGCTGGAGTGTGCCGAGCGCTATGATCGAGCGCACACCTTCCATTACATGGACCCACCGTACTGGCAGACCGCAGGGTATGGGGTCGGCTTCCCCTTCGAAAACTACGAGCGCATGGCCGAATTCATGCGGCGCTGTAAGGGCAAGGTGATGGTCAGCATCAACGATCACCCTGACATCCGGCGTGCTTTCGAGGGCTTTCACTTCGAGTGCCTGGACATTCGCTACAGCAACACCAATCAGCGCCAAGGTAAGGCGGATGTAACGGGTGAACTTGTGATCATGAACTGGGTGCCCGCCGATCTAGGAGGGTTGTTCTGA
- a CDS encoding DUF3077 domain-containing protein, which yields MIKIVPDPPPGGKLYKTVTTPFGSCDAGHGSLLAVCAGINAEDALVHASLALKGARDTAHHACMNTEANEGLLWSTFHSIELAKALVDAVVDGVEIEGDGRSAKAER from the coding sequence ATGATCAAGATCGTTCCCGATCCACCGCCTGGTGGCAAACTCTACAAGACTGTAACTACCCCGTTCGGCAGCTGTGATGCAGGGCATGGGTCTTTGCTCGCCGTGTGTGCCGGGATTAATGCGGAAGATGCGTTGGTGCACGCTTCGCTTGCGCTAAAAGGTGCGCGGGATACTGCCCACCATGCCTGTATGAACACTGAGGCGAATGAGGGGTTGTTGTGGTCGACATTTCATTCCATCGAACTGGCCAAGGCGCTGGTGGATGCGGTGGTGGATGGGGTTGAAATCGAGGGGGATGGACGTTCGGCCAAAGCTGAGCGCTAA
- a CDS encoding TonB-dependent receptor domain-containing protein, with protein MIPFTGLVYDLDENWSLYGSYTSIFKPQSRMTEQGTYLDPLEGEGYEVGSKAAFFDDRLDLGLALYQIEQDNLAVAIPGVFAPDGNQAYRAESGTKTRGFELEISGELAADWQASASFSRNIMQDSEGGKLNTNVAQNTAKLFTTYTFRQIGNDLTLGGGVNWQSEIYSDGMGPLGVRFTQDDCAVVDVMARYPLTKQLSATLNLNNLLDEEYYTSTSSSYFGPPRNATVGLRMEF; from the coding sequence CTGATCCCCTTCACTGGCCTGGTATACGACCTCGACGAGAACTGGTCGCTGTACGGCAGCTACACCAGCATCTTCAAGCCACAGAGCCGCATGACCGAACAAGGCACCTACCTCGACCCTCTCGAAGGCGAAGGTTATGAAGTCGGCAGCAAGGCCGCCTTCTTCGACGACCGCCTGGACCTTGGCCTGGCCCTGTACCAGATTGAACAGGACAACCTGGCCGTGGCCATTCCTGGCGTGTTCGCCCCGGACGGCAACCAGGCCTACCGCGCCGAGTCGGGGACCAAGACCCGTGGCTTCGAGCTGGAGATCTCGGGTGAACTGGCCGCCGACTGGCAAGCCAGCGCCAGCTTCAGCCGCAACATCATGCAGGACAGCGAGGGTGGCAAGCTCAACACCAACGTCGCGCAGAACACCGCCAAACTGTTCACCACCTACACCTTCCGGCAGATCGGCAACGACCTGACCCTCGGCGGCGGCGTCAACTGGCAGAGTGAAATCTACAGCGATGGCATGGGCCCGCTGGGTGTGCGCTTCACCCAGGATGACTGTGCCGTGGTCGACGTGATGGCGCGCTATCCACTGACCAAGCAACTGAGCGCCACCCTCAACCTCAACAACCTGCTGGACGAGGAGTATTACACCAGCACTTCCTCCAGCTACTTCGGCCCGCCGCGCAATGCAACGGTCGGGTTGCGTATGGAGTTCTGA
- a CDS encoding IS3 family transposase (programmed frameshift), giving the protein MTKQRRSFSAEFKREAADLVLKQNYSYIEASRSLGVGESALRRWVEQVQKERQGVTPLSKALTPEQQKIQELEVRIARLEREKSIPKKGYRALDVGRSRAYALINQLSVHEPIDWPCKVFEVTRSCYYAQRLRRRTPDIERLRLRSRVNELFTESRSAAGSRSILSIMREDGEQLGRFKVRSLMRELDLVSKQPGSHAYKRATVERLDIPNILNREFDVSAPNQVWCGDITYIWAQGKWHYLAVVLDLCARRIVGWALSEKPDAELVIKALDMAYEQRGRPQGLLFHSDQGSQYGSRLFRQRLWRYRMRQSMSRRGNCWDNAPMERVFRSVKTEWIPTMGYRTAQEAQRDISHFLMHRYNWIRPHQFNGGLAPAQAEEKLNVVSGIS; this is encoded by the exons ATGACCAAACAACGCCGTTCCTTTTCCGCTGAATTCAAACGCGAGGCTGCCGACCTCGTGCTCAAGCAAAACTACAGCTACATCGAAGCCAGTCGTTCACTCGGCGTCGGCGAGTCGGCACTACGCCGCTGGGTTGAGCAGGTTCAGAAGGAGCGCCAAGGTGTCACCCCGCTAAGCAAAGCGCTGACCCCGGAGCAGCAGAAAATCCAGGAACTGGAAGTCCGGATCGCCCGCCTTGAACGGGAAAAATCGATAC CTAAAAAAGGCTACCGCGCTCTTGATGTCGGAAGATCACGAGCGTACGCGCTGATCAATCAGCTTAGCGTCCACGAGCCGATTGATTGGCCGTGCAAAGTGTTTGAAGTCACCCGCTCGTGTTACTACGCCCAGCGTCTCAGGCGCCGGACTCCTGATATTGAGCGGCTTCGGCTGCGCAGTCGGGTCAATGAACTGTTCACAGAAAGTCGTAGTGCTGCGGGCAGCCGCAGCATCTTGTCGATCATGCGTGAAGACGGCGAGCAACTGGGGCGATTTAAGGTACGCAGCTTGATGCGTGAGCTTGACCTCGTGAGCAAACAGCCAGGTTCTCATGCCTATAAACGAGCGACGGTCGAACGGTTGGATATCCCGAACATCTTGAATCGGGAGTTCGATGTCTCGGCCCCCAACCAAGTGTGGTGCGGCGACATCACCTACATTTGGGCCCAAGGGAAATGGCATTATCTGGCTGTTGTGCTAGATCTTTGCGCGCGCCGGATAGTGGGTTGGGCATTGTCGGAAAAGCCGGACGCCGAGCTGGTTATCAAGGCACTGGATATGGCCTATGAGCAACGAGGAAGACCTCAGGGCCTGCTGTTTCACTCGGATCAAGGGTCGCAGTATGGGAGTCGTTTATTTCGCCAGCGGCTGTGGCGTTATCGCATGCGCCAGAGCATGAGCCGCCGGGGTAATTGCTGGGACAATGCGCCGATGGAGCGTGTGTTTCGCAGCGTGAAAACTGAATGGATACCGACCATGGGCTACCGAACTGCTCAAGAAGCCCAGCGCGATATCAGCCATTTCTTGATGCATCGGTACAACTGGATTCGCCCCCATCAATTCAACGGTGGGCTGGCGCCAGCTCAGGCCGAAGAAAAACTTAACGTCGTGTCCGGGATTAGTTGA
- a CDS encoding ParA family protein → MRRVVFNQKGGVGKSSIACNLAAISAFEGYRTLLIDLDAHANSTRYLTGLGGDDAPLGISDFFKQTLFPGPALIKPHVNIHETPFNNLYLIAASPELGDLQSKLETRFKTQKLSKLLDRLDEDYERIYIDTPPGLNFYSISALIAADRCLIPFDCDSFSRQAIYAVLREIEEIKGDHNERLEVEGIVVNQYQVRNALPQRLLEELIGEKMPILPVYLMSSVKMRESHLACKPLIYLDSHHKLSRQFEALFDLLEERP, encoded by the coding sequence ATGAGGCGTGTGGTGTTCAACCAGAAAGGTGGCGTTGGGAAATCCAGCATTGCTTGCAACCTCGCGGCAATCAGTGCCTTTGAGGGCTACCGCACATTACTGATTGATTTGGATGCCCATGCAAACTCCACCCGTTACCTGACGGGTCTGGGCGGTGATGATGCCCCCCTTGGAATCTCGGACTTCTTCAAGCAGACGCTTTTCCCGGGGCCTGCCTTAATAAAACCTCACGTCAATATCCACGAAACGCCCTTCAACAACCTCTACTTGATTGCGGCCTCGCCGGAACTGGGCGACCTTCAATCGAAGCTCGAGACACGATTCAAAACTCAGAAGCTGAGCAAGCTGCTCGACAGGCTCGATGAAGATTATGAGCGGATCTACATTGATACACCGCCCGGCCTGAACTTTTACAGCATCTCGGCATTGATTGCAGCCGACCGCTGCTTGATCCCATTCGATTGCGACAGCTTTTCTCGTCAGGCGATTTACGCTGTGCTTCGAGAAATCGAGGAAATCAAAGGTGACCATAACGAGAGGCTCGAGGTTGAAGGCATCGTCGTTAACCAATACCAGGTCCGCAATGCTCTGCCGCAACGGCTGCTCGAAGAATTGATTGGCGAGAAGATGCCGATACTGCCTGTGTATCTGATGAGTTCAGTGAAAATGCGTGAGTCACACCTGGCATGCAAACCGCTGATCTATCTGGATTCGCACCACAAGCTATCCCGGCAGTTCGAGGCGCTGTTCGACTTGCTGGAAGAGCGTCCCTGA
- a CDS encoding tetratricopeptide repeat protein: MQTKSLLPGLILVFCAAASLCSVAAERRASQQSNNASTTLMETASQQFEDGQLDQAAATLERALHIQPNNPATLHYLGVLRLQQGQYQQAEALAARSNMRVGRNVELRNRNIQLIQAAQQAQASSTPPNAEEDLVAVQEGLDDEVERRREAEIAAAEQSAPETEEHSATFAPAEAEWESESRAVGRPRSEGEFQATSSEPDPAFDEMDIPRGHWPPPGKCRIWFPDRPPGHQPAPGSCKKLKYRIPFGAYLVGG; this comes from the coding sequence ATGCAAACCAAGAGTCTTCTGCCGGGTCTCATCCTGGTGTTCTGCGCAGCCGCGTCGCTTTGCTCGGTTGCTGCCGAGCGAAGAGCCTCCCAGCAAAGTAACAACGCATCAACCACCCTAATGGAAACCGCCTCGCAGCAGTTTGAGGATGGCCAGTTAGACCAAGCCGCTGCCACGTTGGAGCGTGCGCTGCATATCCAGCCGAACAATCCCGCGACGCTGCACTACCTCGGTGTGTTGCGTCTTCAGCAGGGGCAGTACCAGCAGGCTGAAGCGCTGGCGGCGCGCTCCAACATGCGGGTTGGTCGCAACGTCGAGTTACGCAACCGCAACATCCAATTGATCCAGGCGGCGCAGCAGGCTCAGGCTTCGAGTACCCCACCCAACGCCGAAGAGGACCTGGTTGCAGTACAGGAGGGTCTGGATGATGAAGTCGAAAGGCGCCGCGAAGCAGAAATTGCCGCTGCCGAGCAATCCGCCCCGGAAACTGAGGAGCACTCTGCCACCTTCGCTCCCGCAGAGGCAGAGTGGGAATCGGAATCGCGGGCGGTTGGCAGGCCACGTTCCGAAGGAGAGTTTCAAGCGACTTCCTCCGAGCCAGATCCCGCGTTCGACGAGATGGACATTCCCCGCGGCCATTGGCCGCCTCCGGGCAAATGCCGAATCTGGTTTCCTGATCGCCCGCCGGGGCATCAGCCCGCCCCTGGCAGCTGCAAGAAGCTGAAATATCGGATTCCGTTCGGGGCCTACCTGGTGGGCGGCTGA